The sequence CGATCACGAAGAACGGTTCCGGCAAGGCATGCGTCACGCCGTCCAGGGTGACCTGCTGTTCCGCCATGGCTTCGAGCAGCGAGCTCTGCGTGCGCGGCGGCGCACGATTGATTTCGTCGGCCAGCAGGACGTGGGTGAATACCGGGCCGGGATGGAACTGAAACTGGCGCGACGCCGCGTCGTACACCGACACGCCCAGCACATCGGCCGGCAACAGGTCGGAGGTGAACTGCACGCGCTGGAAGCCCAATCCCAGGCTGGAAGCCATCGCGTGGGCGAGGGTGGTCTTGCCCAGGCCGGGCAGGTCTTCGATCAGCAGATGTCCGCCGGAGAGCAGCGCCACGAACGCCAGTCGCACTTCCTGCGCCTTGCCCAACAGCAGCGAATTGACCTGGTCTTGCGCGCGCCGCAGCGATTGACGCAGCGCATCGGTTAGCATTTCCGTGGAACGCAGCGGTGTCGACATCACAATTCCGTAGGTGGAAGAAGAGTGCACAGGGCAATGCAGGGGGACCAACGCGCACATCGCACCTTCGTGATCCTGTGGACACTGGCGACGGCCGTCAAGCTGTTGATCGCCGCACGGCTGCCGCTGTTCGTGGACGAGGCCTTTTATTGGCAGGAAGGCCAGCACCTGGCTGCGGCGTATTCGGATCTGCCGGGCCTGACCGCCTGGCTGGCGCGCCTGGGTGTGGAAGTCGGTGGGCATCATCTGCTGGCGCTGCGGCTGCCGTTTCTGGCCATCGCCGCGCTGCTGCCGTGGCTGGTTGCGCATATCGCCACGCGCTGGTTCGGCTCCACCCTGGGCTGGCAGGCCGGCAGCCTGACGTTGCTGATGCCGCTGTCGGCCACGCTGGGCATGCTGGCTGTACCGGACGTACCGATGGCCCTGGCCGCGGTGCTATGCATGGATGCCGGCGCACGCTTGCTGCGCGAGGTCGATGCCACCAGTGCGCTGGAGCTTGCGATCGGTCTGGTCATCGGCGCGCTCAGCCATTACCGCTTCGTCGGTGTGATCGGCGTGGGCTGCATCGCGCTGCTGTGCATTCCGCAGGGACGTGCGGTGCTGCGCGACCCGCGTATCTGGCTTGCCCTGACGGTGGGCGCGGTGAGCTGGCTGCCGCTGCTGTTTTGGAACACCGACCACGATGAGGCGGGGCTGCGCTTTCAACTGGTCGACCGGCATCCGTGGCGGTTCCAGATCGGCGGGCTGTTGTTCCTGTTGATCCAGACAGTGGCGGTGACGCCGTTGTTGGCCTGGGCCATGGTCAAGGTGAGCCTGGCCGGCACGCGCTCCGGCGGCGGGTCGCGGGCGCAATGGCGGTACTTCGGGTTGCTGGGCGGCATCTCGACCGTGGCGATCTTCGTGCTCGGCTTCTTCAGCGATGCCGAGCGCATCAGTTTCCATTGGCCGCTGCCCGGCTATCTGGCGTTGCTGGTGGCGGTGCCGGTGATCCTGTTGCGTTGGCCGCTTCCGCTGCGCCGTGCCGCATGGTTGCTGGCGCTGCTCGGCACGCTGGGGGCTTACGGCTATTACCTGGCGGTGTCGGTGCCATCGATCCGCGCGCATGCGGCCGGCGAAAAATACTACCCACGCAATTTCGCCGGCTGGAACGATCTGGCGCGTGCGGTCAAGCGTCAGCTGGCACAGATGCCGCCGGGCACGCGCGTGCTGGCAGAGAACTTCAAGGTGGGCGCCGAACTCGGCTTTCAGCTGCACGATGCGCAGATCGAAGTCTTGCGTGCCGACTTGAACGACAAGCACGGGCGCAGCGCGCAATTGCAGCAATGGGGCCTGCTCAGCGACGGCACGCGTGACGGACCGCGATTGCTGGTGCTGTCGCCCAGCGATCAGCGCTACCGCGACCTGCTCAAGCGCTATCACGCCATCTGCGACATGGTCGGGCCGTTGCCACCGCCTACGGTGGTGTCCACCGATCACGGGTATCAACGTTTTCTGCTGTTCGCACTGCCGGCGCAACGCTCGCCAGGTCCGTGCGTCGCCCCGGCGATGGCCTGGATCGATGCGCCGCTGCCGGATGTGCGCGTGACCGGCCAGGTCCAGGTGCGCGGTTGGGCGTTCAAGGATGGCATCGGCCTGGCCGACGTGGAGTTGCTCCTCGATGGCCGTCCAGTCGCGCAAGCGGACTACGGCAGCCCGATGGATGTTCGCCCGTACTGGAAGATCTCCACCGACCCGCAGCACCCCAACGTCGGCTTCTCCGCCACGCTCGATGCGCGCGCGTTGCCACCCGGCACGCATTGGTTAGGTTTGCGCCTGCACGGCCGCGACGGCAGCGTCGAGGATTGGTGGGAACAGCCTGTCACCGTTTCTGCACCTTAGATCACGCAATGACCCACGCCTTGCCCGTTGCCCATCCCGCACATCTGTCCGGGTTTCGAATCGCCGTGCTGGTGCCATGCCATAACGAGGCGGCGACCGTTGCCGATGTGGTCGGCGATTTCGCTGCGGCATTGCCGGGTGCGGCCATCCACGTGCTAGACAACAACTCCAGCGACGCCACTGCGTCCAACGCTGCGGCGGCTGGTGCGCAGGTGTGCCGCGTTGCCTTGCAAGGCAAGGGCAATGTGGTGCGGCGTGGATTTGCCGATGTCGAAGCCGACATCTACGTTCTGGTCGATGGCGATGCGACGTACGACGCGGCTGCCGCGCCGGCGCTGGTGCGCAAGCTCATCGACGAACGGCTGGACATGGTGGTCGGCGCGCGTCGCGATCAACAGCAGGCCGCCTACCGGCCAGGGCACCGGCTGGGCAATGTGCTGCTGACGCGCTGCGCGGGGGTGCTGTTCGGGCGCAGTTTCGACGACATGCTGTCCGGCTACCGGGTGTTTTCGCGGCGCTACGTCAAATCGTTTGCGGCACATGCGCATGGCTTCGAGACCGAAACCGAGCTTGCCGTGCATGCCTTGCAGCTGCGCATGCCGGTGGCCGAAGTCGAGACAGCATATGGCGTGCGCCCGGAAGGGTCGCAGAGCAAGTTAAATACCTGGCGCGACGGCTGGCGCATCCTCACCACGATTGCAAAACTGTTCAAGGCCGAGCGGCCGTTGTTGTTTTTCTCGATCGGGTTTGCGCTCAGTGCCACGCTGTCGATCGTACTGGCGGTCCCATTGTTCGAGACCTATCTGCAAACCGGTTTGGTACCGCGCTTTCCGACCGCAATCCTGTGCGTGGCGCTGATGCTGCTTGGCTTTCTGTTGCTGGCCTGCGGGCTGATCCTGGATACGGTCACGCGTGGGCGCGTGGAAGCAAAACATCTGGCGTATCTCGCCGAGCCGGGCGTAGGCCATCGTGTGGCCGCCTCGCATGACAAGGGGACGCATTGATGGCATCGGTGACCGGGGCGATGCGTCTGCAGCGTTTGTTGCACTGGGCGGATAGCCGTTTCGGCTTTCATTCGCAGCGCCAGGTCATCACCGCGGTGATGGCCGTGCTGCTGCTCGGCGCGCTGCTCTCGCTCGGTCTTGGTCAGGACGCCAATTGGGACTTGCGCAATTACCATCTCTACATCGGCGACGCGTGGACCCATGACCGTCTGGGCGTGGATCTGGCGCCGGCGCAGATGCAGAGCTATTTCAGCCCGCTGCTCGATGTCCTGCATGCCTGGTTGATGTTGCATCTGCCCGGGCCACTGGTCGGGGCGCTCTTGGGCGCGCTGCATGCGGTGGTGTTCATTCCGCTGGCGGCGGTGGCGTGGCGCGTGCTGACCAATGAATCGCGACGTGCACGGTGGGCTCCGCTGTTCGCGCTGGCCGGCATGTGCAGTGCGGTGTTCCTGTCCGAACTGGGCAACACCATGGGCGATACCGCCAGCGCGATTCCGGTGCTGGCGTCGCTGGCGATCGTGCTGTTGGCGCAGGCCAAGGCGCGGCAGGGTCGACGCGTTGCGTGGTTGTGGGCCGTTGCCGGCGTGCTGATCGGTCTGGCGATCGCGCTCAAGCTCACCAATGCGTTGTACGCGCTGGCGCTGGCACCGGCGGTGTTGTGCGACGGCGGGCGCATGCGCTCGCGGGTTCTGGGGTTGAGCGTCCTTGCCGGTGTCGCGGTGCTGGTCTTGCTGTTGCTGGCCGGGCCCTGGTATTGGCAGGTCTGGCAACACCTGGGCAATCCGCTGTTTCCGCAATTCAACGGCGTGTTCAAGTCGCCGCTGGCGCAGCCGGTGTCGATTGCCGATGTCCGCTGGTTGCCGCGCGGCATCGGCGAACACCTGATCTGGCCGCTGCTGTTTACGCTCAAGCCGCAACGCGTTGGCGATCTCGGTCTGGTGCAGGCGGGGTGGGCAGTGTTGTATGCGGTCACGCTGATGGCAGCAGGACGCATCGTGCTGCGTCGCTCCCTACCCGCGACCAAGCGTGATCGGGCAGCGGTGGTGCTGCTGGTGTTCTTCGGCACTGCCTACGCGCTGTGGCAAGCGGTTTTCAGCATCCACCGCTACCTGCTGGTGCTGGAGCTGCTTGCGCCATTGGTGTTGTGGGTCGTGTGCCGGCATGCCTTTGCGGTGAATGCAGATCGCAAGGCTGGGTGGTTGATCGGTGTGTGCGCGCTGG comes from Xanthomonas vesicatoria ATCC 35937 and encodes:
- a CDS encoding glycosyltransferase family 39 protein, with protein sequence MQGDQRAHRTFVILWTLATAVKLLIAARLPLFVDEAFYWQEGQHLAAAYSDLPGLTAWLARLGVEVGGHHLLALRLPFLAIAALLPWLVAHIATRWFGSTLGWQAGSLTLLMPLSATLGMLAVPDVPMALAAVLCMDAGARLLREVDATSALELAIGLVIGALSHYRFVGVIGVGCIALLCIPQGRAVLRDPRIWLALTVGAVSWLPLLFWNTDHDEAGLRFQLVDRHPWRFQIGGLLFLLIQTVAVTPLLAWAMVKVSLAGTRSGGGSRAQWRYFGLLGGISTVAIFVLGFFSDAERISFHWPLPGYLALLVAVPVILLRWPLPLRRAAWLLALLGTLGAYGYYLAVSVPSIRAHAAGEKYYPRNFAGWNDLARAVKRQLAQMPPGTRVLAENFKVGAELGFQLHDAQIEVLRADLNDKHGRSAQLQQWGLLSDGTRDGPRLLVLSPSDQRYRDLLKRYHAICDMVGPLPPPTVVSTDHGYQRFLLFALPAQRSPGPCVAPAMAWIDAPLPDVRVTGQVQVRGWAFKDGIGLADVELLLDGRPVAQADYGSPMDVRPYWKISTDPQHPNVGFSATLDARALPPGTHWLGLRLHGRDGSVEDWWEQPVTVSAP
- a CDS encoding glycosyltransferase; this translates as MTHALPVAHPAHLSGFRIAVLVPCHNEAATVADVVGDFAAALPGAAIHVLDNNSSDATASNAAAAGAQVCRVALQGKGNVVRRGFADVEADIYVLVDGDATYDAAAAPALVRKLIDERLDMVVGARRDQQQAAYRPGHRLGNVLLTRCAGVLFGRSFDDMLSGYRVFSRRYVKSFAAHAHGFETETELAVHALQLRMPVAEVETAYGVRPEGSQSKLNTWRDGWRILTTIAKLFKAERPLLFFSIGFALSATLSIVLAVPLFETYLQTGLVPRFPTAILCVALMLLGFLLLACGLILDTVTRGRVEAKHLAYLAEPGVGHRVAASHDKGTH